Proteins from a genomic interval of Cyprinus carpio isolate SPL01 chromosome A21, ASM1834038v1, whole genome shotgun sequence:
- the zgc:152891 gene encoding LOW QUALITY PROTEIN: hydroperoxide isomerase ALOXE3 (The sequence of the model RefSeq protein was modified relative to this genomic sequence to represent the inferred CDS: inserted 2 bases in 1 codon), with the protein MDGFHVTIRTSASPLSGTFGRVWISLIGTLSESPPVRVEHCLLPGSAYTVVIKSKEEVGIVVLLKLRLEAQPGFPDLDWHCHDVQVRRSSEDPEVEVFPCHKWIRTADGYIELRNEKACLKKEETLDILISHRERDLQHKQHCCFTFVEGGPHCADMTSVTALGPNLSYIRQRPVNNVHYIKSFIERRTSWSSLQELETFFLFNGRENTIAKYVQAHWKEDAFLXDLCIRQIHNLPPNLSVTSEMVRPFLPEDSSLGQEMERGRVYLLDYEVLDQLPANTVNDKQSYLAAPLCLLHYNRQGELKPIAIQLQQAPGPQNPVFLPSDSAPDWLLAKMWVRNSDFQVHQLLSHFLRTHLFGEVCCTATLRQLPEIHPLHQVDELNEICCVFHQLATRGTLLATKGVFDKSIACGLEAIPLLLARGTQRLRYSSLCVPDDVRVRGLDALPICYYAQDALRVWDALHRFVAGWIRLYYCNDEDVQHDCELQNWIWEIFTEGFLGLSHIGAPQSFQTAAELCKFVTMVIFSCSALHSAVNFSQLDYNLWIPNSPAAMSRPPSQTKGSVSEEDIFSFLPEVNSSCHVLSVLSLLSQPAIDFVPLCHYNEWYFSSGATVNLVEGVRRELKMIAKDIADRNSQLELPYPYLSPDHIENSVTI; encoded by the exons ATGGACGGCTTTCATGTGACCATTCGGACCTCAGCATCTCCTCTGTCAGGGACGTTTGGCAGGGTTTGGATCTCTTTGATTGGTACTCTGAGTGAGAGCCCTCCAGTCAGAGTGGAACACTGTCTCTTGCCAGGCTCA GCCTATACAGTTGTCATCAAGTCTAAAGAGGAAGTTGGCATAGTGGTTTTGTTGAAACTCCGTCTTGAGGCTCAGCCTGGTTTTCCGGACCTGGATTGGCACTGTCATGATGTGCAGGTGAGACGGAGTTCTGAGGATCCCGAGGTGGAGGTTTTTCCTTGTCATAAATGGATCCGGACAGCAGATGGTTACATCGAGCTTCGGAATGAGAAAG CATGTCTGAAAAAGGAGGAAACATTAGATATCCTAATCAGTCACAGGGAGAGGGATCTCCAACATAAACAAca ttGTTGTTTCACATTTGTTGAAGGTGGTCCTCACTGTGCAGATATGACCAGTGTTACAGCTCTAGGACCAAACTTGAGTTACATCCGTCAACG CCCAGTTAACAATGTGCACTACATAAAGAGTTTCATTGAAAGAAGAACATCTTGGAGCAGCCTACAGGAACTTGAGACATTCTTCCTTTTCAATGGAAGGGAGAACACAATTGCCA AATATGTTCAGGCTCATTGGAAAGAGGATGCATTCTT TGATCTGTGTATCAGACAGATCCATAACCTGCCACCTAACCTGTCTGTCACTTCAGAGATGGTTAGACCTTTTTTACCAGAGGACTCATCACTGGGACAGGAGATGGAG AGAGGACGTGTGTATCTTTTGGATTATGAAGTGCTGGATCAGCTGCCTGCTAATACCGTCAATGACAAACAGTCCTACTTGGCTGCTCCTTTATGCCTGCTGCATTACAACCGACAAGGAGAACTTAAGCCCATTGCCatacaa CTTCAACAGGCTCCTGGTCCACAGAATCCTGTTTTCTTGCCCTCCGATTCTGCACCAGATTGGTTGTTAGCAAAGATGTGGGTCCGTAATTCAGATTTCCAGGTCCATCAACTACTTTCCCATTTTTTGCGCACTCATCTTTTTGGTGAGGTGTGCTGTACCGCCACGCTCAGACAGCTTCCCGAGATTCATCCTCTTCACCAGGtagatgaattaaatgaaatatgctgtgttttccaccaactggcaacccgggg GACTCTTCTGGCCACAAAAGGTGTTTTTGACAAG TCAATAGCCTGTGGTCTGGAAGCAATACCACTGCTGCTTGCTCGAGGAACGCAACGTCTCCGCTACAGCTCATTGTGTGTGCCAGATGATGTAAGAGTGCGAGGACTGGATGCTCTACCTATCTGTTATTATGCACAAGATGCACTTAGGGTCTGGGATGCTCTACATAG GTTTGTTGCAGGTTGGATTCGTTTGTATTACTGCAACGATGAGGACGTCCAGCATGACTGTGAACTACAGAACTGGATTTGGGAGATCTTCACGGAGGGATTCCTCGGCCTCAGCCACATAG GAGCTCCACAGTCATTTCAGACCGCAGCCGAATTGTGCAAGTTTGTTACCATGGTGATCTTTTCCTGCTCAGCACTTCATTCGGCTGTGAATTTCTCTCAG CTGGATTATAACCTTTGGATACCGAACAGTCCTGCGGCCATGTCACGTCCACCTTCTCAGACCAAAGGCTCGGTGTCTGAGGAGGATATTTTCTCCTTCCTTCCGGAAGTGAACTCCTCTTGCCACGTCCTTAGTGTCCTGTCTCTACTGTCACAGCCTGCCATTGACTTT GTGCCTTTGTGCCATTATAATGAGTGGTATTTCAGCAGTGGTGCAACGGTAAATCTTGTGGAGGGTGTCCGGAGAGAGCTGAAAATGATAGCAAAAGACATCGCAGACCGGAACAGCCAGCTGGAGTTGCCCTATCCTTACCTGTCTCCAGACCACATTGAGAATAGTGTGACTATTTGA
- the tpst1l gene encoding tyrosylprotein sulfotransferase 1, like, with amino-acid sequence MRNNVCNVIMVFGVFCCMWVFYLGLSTTECPTAHSRAAQHGWAANLQAGRNLSDPLQLPKEYNEETPLIFIGGVPRSGTTLMRAMVDAHPLVRCGEETRVIPRLLAMQASWSHSARERVRLDEAGVTDEVLDSAVRAFLLEIIVGHGEPAPRLCNKDPFTLKSLSYLSKLFPKAKFVLMLRDGRATVHSMISRKVTITGFDLTSYRDCLVKWNRAVEVMYDQCLAAADGNCLPVHYEQLVLHPERVMRKLLQFLDLPWDTAVLHHEKLIGKAGGVSLSKVGLSMGHFVKYLFTEALSKWVGKIPADVLNDMASLAPMLSRLGYDPLANPPNYRKPDLLSLNNTK; translated from the exons ATGAGAAATAATGTGTGTAATGTTATTATGGTCTTTGGGGTTTTTTGTTGTATGTGGGTATTTTATCTTGGCCTCAGCACGACAGAATGTCCAACTGCTCATTCTCGGGCGGCACAGCATGGGTGGGCGGCAAATCTACAAGCTGGCCGAAACCTAAGCGACCCGTTACAACTCCCCAAGGAGTACAATGAGGAAACCCCTCTCATTTTCATTGGCGGAGTCCCTCGTAGCGGCACCACACTGATGCGGGCTATGGTGGACGCCCACCCTCTGGTTCGGTGTGGAGAAGAGACCCGCGTCATCCCCCGACTATTAGCCATGCAGGCCTCATGGAGTCACTCCGCACGTGAACGTGTCCGTCTGGACGAGGCTGGCGTCACTGATGAGGTCCTGGATTCAGCTGTACGTGCCTTCCTGTTGGAGATCATAGTGGGGCATGGCGAGCCCGCTCCGAGGCTCTGCAATAAGGACCCTTTCACTCTGAAGTCCCTTTCCTACCTCTCCAAGCTCTTCCCAAAAGCGAAGTTTGTTCTTATGCTCCGCGATGGCAGGGCCACCGTACATTCTATGATTTCCCGGAAGGTGACTATCACCGGGTTTGACTTGACGAGTTACCGGGATTGTTTGGTGAAGTGGAACCGGGCGGTGGAAGTGATGTATGACCAGTGCCTGGCTGCAGCGGATGGCAACTGTCTGCCCGTGCATTACGAGCAGCTGGTCCTGCACCCTGAGCGGGTGATGCGCAAGCTCCTTCAGTTCCTGGATCTGCCGTGGGACACTGCCGTGCTGCACCACGAAAAGCTTATTGGGAAAGCTGGTGGTGTTTCACTGTCAAAG GTTGGACTGTCGATGGGTCATTTTGTGAAGTATTTGTTTACAGAGGCTCTGTCTAAATGGGTGGGCAAGATCCCTGCTGATGTGCTGAATGATATGGCCAGCCTTGCTCCGATGTTAAGTCGCTTAGGTTATGACCCTCTTGCCAACCCACCAAACTACAGAAAGCCTGATCTCTTATCTCTGAACAACACAAAATAG
- the LOC109067773 gene encoding DNA-directed RNA polymerase III subunit RPC9 gives MEVREANAAMLSNYEFYELSEVMEEKRKEMVKNNLSTMFYEVCVFDFFLCDLEYLLNHTPCAHQNPDTVKEFLTAMLPHKLTKAEKLQLLNHRPQTAVEIQLMVEESEERLTEEQIDKLIQKVKDVLPGDPQKEANASADPEMETDQ, from the exons ATGGAAGT AAGGGAAGCCAATGCCGCTATGCTAAGCAATTATGAG TTCTATGAGTTGAGTGAGGTgatggaagaaaaaagaaaggagatGGTTAAGAATAATCTCAGCACCATGTTTTATgaggtgtgtgtttttgatttttttttgtgtgatttggaATATCTATTAAATCAt ACGCCGTGTGCTCATCAGAATCCAGACACTGTGAAGGAGTTCCTCACTGCTATGCTGCCTCACAAGCTCACTAA AGCCGAGAAGTTGCAGCTGCTTAACCACAGACCTCAGACTGCTGTTGAGATCCAGCTG ATGGTAGAGGAGAGCGAAGAAAGACTGACAGAAGAACAGATTGATAAACTTATACAGAAAGTTAAGGACGTCCTGCCTGGTGACCCTCAGAAAGAAGCCAATGCATCGGCTGATCCTGAGATGGAGACAGACCAGTAA